The Lutra lutra chromosome 10, mLutLut1.2, whole genome shotgun sequence genome contains a region encoding:
- the LRRC55 gene encoding leucine-rich repeat-containing protein 55 — protein sequence MDIASAPVGSLQPCCCQLPKMGDTWSQLPWPGPPHPAMLLVSLLLAAGVMRSDAGTSCPVLCTCHNQVVDCSGQRLFSVPPDLPMDTRNLSLAHNRIATVPPGYLTCYMELRVLDLRNNSLTELPPGLFLHAKRLAHLDLSYNNLSHVPADMFQEAHGLVHIDLSHNPWLRRVHPQAFQGLVQLRDLDLSYGGLAFLSLEALEGLPGLVTLQIGGNPWVCGCTMEPLLKWLRNRIQRCTADSQLAECRGPPEVEGAPLFSLTEESFKACHLTLTLDDYLFIAFVGFVVSIASVATNFLLGITANCCHRWSKASEEEEI from the exons ATGGACATAGCCTCAGCCCCAGTGGGCTCCCTACAGCCCTGCTGTTGCCAGCTCCCTAAGATGGGTGACACCTGGTCCCAGCTGCCCTGGCCTGGGCCCCCCCACCCAGCCATGCTGCTGGTCTCCCTCCTCTTGGCAGCTGGGGTGATGCGCTCGGACGCCGGCACCAGCTGCCCCGTCCTCTGTACGTGCCATAACCAGGTGGTGGACTGCAGCGGCCAGCGGCTCTTCTCCGTGCCCCCAGACCTACCGATGGACACCCGCAACCTCAGCCTGGCCCACAACCGCATCGCAACCGTGCCGCCCGGCTACCTCACGTGCTACATGGAGCTCCGGGTTCTGGATCTGCGCAACAACTCCTTGACGGAGCTGCCACCGGGCCTCTTCCTCCACGCCAAGCGCTTGGCCCACCTGGATCTTAGCTACAACAACCTCAGCCACGTGCCTGCCGATATGTTCCAGGAAGCCCATGGCCTGGTGCACATCGACCTGAGCCACAACCCGTGGCTGCGCAGGGTGCACCCCCAGGCCTTCCAGGGCCTGGTGCAGCTCCGAGATCTGGACCTCAGCTACGGGGGCCTGGCCTTCCTCAGCCTCGAGGCCCTTGAGGGCCTGCCGGGGCTGGTGACCCTGCAGATCGGCGGCAACCCCTGGGTGTGTGGCTGTACCATGGAGCCGCTGCTGAAGTGGCTGCGGAACAGGATCCAACGCTGCACGGCAG ATTCTCAGCTGGCTGAGTGCCGGGGCCCCCCTGAAGTTGAGGGCgcccctctcttctccctcactgAGGAGAGCTTCAAGGCCTGCcacctgaccctgaccctggaTGATTACCTCTTCATCGCATTTGTGGGCTTTGTGGTCTCCATTGCCTCTGTGGCCACCAACTTCCTCCTGGGTATCACAGCCAACTGCTGCCACCGTTGGAGCAAGGCCAGTGAAGAGGAAGAGATTTGA